In Brienomyrus brachyistius isolate T26 unplaced genomic scaffold, BBRACH_0.4 scaffold35, whole genome shotgun sequence, the sequence ttatttgtactccccccccccccccagtccgctCGCAGGACCCTGGCCAGCGGCGCGTGCTCGACCGCGCCACGCGCCAGCGCCGCCTCAGCCGGCAGCTGGAAGCCTTGGAGAAGGACAACTTCCAGGACGACCCGCATGCCAGCCTGCCGCAGCTGGCCAAGCGGCTACCGCAGTTTGACGACAACAACGAGTCAGGTGCGTCTGGCCTCACAGGCATTGGCTAGGGGCACGCTCTGATTGCAATCTGACACATCTCCTACATCCCCACCCTCTCTTTCTGCTTAGGTAAAAAGAGAAAGAAGACTCGTGGAGATCACTTCAAGCTGAGGTTCAGGAAGAACTTCCAAGCCTTGCTGGAGGAGGAGGTGAGAGATGGAGCAACCCTGCAGAGCCCCTCAATCTCCCAACTCTCCTCCTTGCCTGAGTCTCCATGTCCCCCGACCTGCCTCTCACACTCCACTCCCACCCCCCAGAACCTGAGCGTGAGTGAGGGTCCCAACTACCTGACTGCATGTGCGGAGCCCTCCAAGCTGCCTCAGCGCCACTTCTGCACCGTGTGTGGCTTCCCGTCGTCCTACACCTGCGTGTCCTGTGGGGCGCGCTATTGCTGCGTTCGCTGCCAGGGCACACACCAGGAGACCAGGTACCGGCCGAGCCCAGACGTTTAAAATCTCACAGTCCGCTAACCCATCGTGAACTGCTGGTGAGATCAGGACAGTTGGGAGTATGTGTTACGTTAAGCTGTAATCAGCACTTTTTCGGGCGCCTTGTGTTCCTGTAGCTATTATTGACACCGCCGAGATTTGTGGGTAATTGAGTCTGGAGGTCACACGTGAGGGGACGCCGCACGCTTGCTCTGTTTTCTCAGTAAAACGATGTTAGTTTAATCTGTGATTCTCCACCTCTGTCTTGGTTCACGTGGCGACCAATTAGAGCAGAGGTATTCAAACTGTGGGGCGTGGGGAATtgcgggtgggggtggggcactggagagaaacaaaaaagaggacacctgtgggggggggttgagctGGGGGCAGCTCTAATTCAAAAtcagaaatataaataataatgtgAATGCGTTATACGGTTGTACAGAATTATATGATGCtgacaaattaaaataattaaaatactgAATA encodes:
- the znhit1 gene encoding zinc finger HIT domain-containing protein 1, translated to MVEKKTSVRSQDPGQRRVLDRATRQRRLSRQLEALEKDNFQDDPHASLPQLAKRLPQFDDNNESGKKRKKTRGDHFKLRFRKNFQALLEEENLSVSEGPNYLTACAEPSKLPQRHFCTVCGFPSSYTCVSCGARYCCVRCQGTHQETRCLKWTL